Proteins found in one Amphiura filiformis chromosome 14, Afil_fr2py, whole genome shotgun sequence genomic segment:
- the LOC140170246 gene encoding uncharacterized protein — protein sequence MAMVGKVLVIFSSLLGLCLTQNDSNPENVVAPLPAQKLTAGVITPAHLDGPDSRIDATSFMDVLRIGMKQKATAKHSLSSDPLTGTNLANAHLTSINSDAEQQFVFGLWQDSLVQHHASNTSHGVNSNNAMWIGAFNMSSEWCWTDGSAWEYTAWDNTYGSEPDNTGLCVHMWSRVWSISQVGLQPPGNWNDMYCTYYNPYEPVPITYTCEMGLIRRCE from the exons ATGGCTATGGTAGGGaaagttttggtgattttctcATCTCTGCTGGGCCTTTGCCTTACTCAGAATGACTCAAATCCTGAGAATGTTGTTGCGCCACTGCCGGCACAAAAACTGACTGCTGGTGTTATTACACCTGCCCATCTGGATGGACCAGATTCCAGAATAGATGCTACAAGTTTTATGGATGTCTTGCGAATTGGTATGAAGCAGAAGGCAACTGCAAAGCACAGTCTATCGTCAGATCCATTGACTGGGACCAATTTAGCTAACGCACATTTGACGTCTATTAACAGTGACGCAGAGCAACAGTTTGTCTTCGGTTTGTGGCAGGACTCTCTTGTGCAGCATCATGCTTCTAACACAA GTCATGGGGTGAACTCAAACAATGCTATGTGGATTGGTGCCTTCAATATGAGTAGTGAATGGTGCTGGACCGATGGCAGCGCCTGGGAGTACACTGCATGGGACAACACCTATGGCAGCGAACCTGACAACACAGGACTCTGTGTACACATGTGGAGCAGGGTGTGGAGCATCTCTCAAGTAGGCCTACAGCCACCTGGGAACTGGAATGACATGTACTGTACCTATTACAATCCATACGAACCTGTCCCCATTACATATACATGTGAGATGGGACTTATTAGACGTTGCGAATAA